One Coffea arabica cultivar ET-39 chromosome 5c, Coffea Arabica ET-39 HiFi, whole genome shotgun sequence DNA window includes the following coding sequences:
- the LOC113690175 gene encoding disease resistance protein At4g27190-like isoform X2, producing MEALGNLAFDRGRKCYHLRDSLRSLETKLQRLSNRKIDFESKVKVAERSGTKKRKREVENWFEEVAKTENEFVALKTRVEQGNLLKNAFSSGDGVEKMDEIVEQLMAQSDSDHFAELCLEASESRGEPRVTTELFGKMFCKGLETIPAWLDTNEILRIGIWGMGGVGKTTLAEHIHNHLLENTQSKVYWISVSQDFSIKKLQGDIAKRLGLDVSNGDDEGVRARKLRDKFEKMEEMVVLILDDVWEDFGLDWVGIPLDARNCRLILTTRSKEVCNRMQCHSNFELKTLDTEEAWGLFERTLGSETSLDGGLKDIAKSIMERCDGLPLGIVTVAGSMRGLRDIYEWRNALEDLKACSIGHDKMEKKVFRILEWSFNRLNKCEKNCFLYCCLYPEDSDIKREKLIDLLIWAELMSKRDSRSKAFDEGQTILNKLIRVCLLEETKDSKGDDCVKMHDLVRDMALRITNGNSTPESSRDDVPRFLVKSLGWRRSKVILEQEEWTQDLRAVTFCSKNFKGIEIPPAWSPNCPKLSTLLLSRVFLKEIPDSFFQHMCALKVLNLQGCKGITELPNCVSDMVNLTALILGHCADLMSVPPLGKLKQLRELNLSKTKIQDLPQGWESLVNLERLNLDECRTLSLKILPKGTFSQFHRLQLLILPPFGKVQVNDPEVLNQLEGFIGCLSFTDFYKITRWPKYYNVYINDILTKSRGYMYYQKQLYFHQCKLGRGSNYLPDDMKSLRIQDCEGMGIRCLSDAFRNFINLSHLFALYIVDSVGIEFLWQLSPASPHDQLEVSSLSPLCHLERLGLSRLPNLVGLFYGGSEPYLLPVGTFSSLKIMWIHECHNMKQLFTVQLLQTLQNLGNLNVKDCEGLEEIAADGYGVGQEGGEGIQLASSEATATVILPKLRRLTLNGLPQLKNICKAAMICNSIKEIEVFDCPKVKRLPSFLSSIDGPPCPPSKLGMIRGDKEWWESLEWDNSYPKNALDPLFRAR from the coding sequence ATGGAGGCACTTGGTAATTTGGCATTCGACAGAGGAAGGAAGTGTTACCATTTGCGTGATAGTCTAAGGTCGCTCGAAACGAAGTTGCAAAGATTAAGCAACAGGAAAATTGACTTCGAGTCGAAAGTGAAAGTTGCAGAAAGATCAGgtactaagaaaaggaaaagggaggtTGAGAACTGGTTTGAGGAGGTAGCAAAAACAGAGAATGAATTCGTTGCATTGAAAACGAGGGTAGAACAGGGTAATCTTCTAAAAAATGCATTTAGCAGTGGGGATGGAGTGGAGAAAATGGACGAGATTGTAGAGCAACTGATGGCGCAAAGTGATAGTGATCATTTTGCTGAGCTTTGCCTTGAGGCTTCTGAGAGCAGAGGTGAGCCACGAGTGACAACAGAATTATTTGGGAAAATGTTTTGCAAAGGTCTGGAAACAATCCCGGCATGGTTGGACACCAATGAGATCTTAAGGATTGGGATATGGGGGATGGGAGGTGTGGGTAAGACTACTTTGGCGGAACACATCCATAATCATCTCCTTGAGAATACTCAATCCAAGGTTTACTGGATTTCTGTCTCTCAAGATTTTAGCATCAAAAAGCTGCAAGGTGACATTGCTAAACGCCTAGGGCTTGATGTGTCAAACGGGGATGATGAAGGAGTAAGGGCACGTAAGTTGCGTGACAAATTCGAGAAAATGGAGGAAATGGTAGTGCTCATATTGGATGATGTTTGGGAAGACTTTGGTTTAGACTGGGTAGGGATTCCTCTTGATGCAAGAAATTGCAGATTGATTTTGACTACACGCTCAAAAGAAGTGTGCAACCGGATGCAATGCCATAGCAATTTTGAGTTGAAAACCTTGGACACGGAGGAAGCTTGGGGTTTGTTCGAGCGTACACTTGGCAGCGAGACCTCGCTTGATGGAGGTTTGAAAGATATTGCCAAGTCCATCATGGAAAGGTGTGATGGTTTGCCTCTTGGTATTGTCACAGTGGCTGGGAGCATGAGAGGTTTGAGAGACATCTATGAATGGAGAAATGCATTGGAAGACTTGAAAGCATGTTCAATAGGGCACGACAAGATGGAAAAAAAGGTGTTTCGCATCCTGGAATGGAGTTTCAATCGCCTGAATAAATGTGAAAAGAATTGCTTCTTGTATTGCTGTCTTTATCCAGAAGATAGTGAtataaaaagggagaaactaaTAGACCTGTTAATTTGGGCTGAGCTGATGTCAAAACGGGACTCAAGGTCAAAAGCATTTGATGAAGGTCAAACGATATTAAACAAACTGATAAGAGTTTGCTTGCTGGAAGAAACAAAAGATTCCAAAGGGGATGACTGTGTAAAGATGCATGATCTGGTCAGAGATATGGCATTAAGGATCACGAATGGAAACTCCACACCAGAGAGCAGCAGAGATGATGTACCCCGATTCTTGGTGAAAAGCTTAGGATGGAGACGTTCAAAAGTAATACTGGAACAAGAAGAGTGGACACAAGATCTCCGTGCAGTTACCTTCTgttcaaaaaatttcaaaggaatagAAATTCCACCAGCCTGGTCACCAAATTGTCCTAAGCTCTCCACCTTGCTTCTTTCTCGGGTTTTCCTAAAAGAAATCCCAGATTCGTTCTTTCAGCACATGTGTGCACTTAAAGTTCTGAATCTACAAGGGTGCAAAGGTATAACAGAGTTGCCTAATTGTGTTTCAGACATGGTGAATCTCACTGCTTTGATTTTGGGACATTGTGCAGACCTCATGTCTGTGCCACCACTGGGAAAACTCAAGCAATTGAGGGAATTGAATCTTTCCAAAACTAAGATTCAGGATTTACCTCAAGGTTGGGAGTCACTGGTCAATCTCGAAAGGCTTAATTTGGACGAGTGTCGGACTTTAAGTTTAAAGATATTACCAAAAGGGACATTTTCCCAATTCCACCGTCTTCAACTGCTAATATTGCCACCCTTTGGTAAGGTACAAGTTAATGACCCGGAAGTGCTGAACCAATTAGAAGGTTTCATAGGATGTTTGTCTTTTACGGACTTCTACAAAATTACTCGGTGGCCAAAATACTATAATGTTTATATCAATGACATCTTAACTAAGAGTCGGGGTTATATGTATTACCAGAAACAACTGTATTTCCATCAGTGCAAGCTTGGTAGAGGATCGAACTATCTGCCAGATGATATGAAAAGTCTGAGAATCCAGGATTGTGAGGGCATGGGCATTAGGTGCTTGTCAGATGCTTTTaggaattttataaatttaagcCACTTATTTGCATTGTATATTGTTGATTCAGTTGGAATAGAGTTCCTCTGGCAATTGTCCCCTGCTTCTCCACATGATCAGTTGGAAGTCTCGTCTCTTAGTCCACTCTGTCATCTCGAACGGCTAGGGCTCTCCAGGTTGCCAAACCTGGTTGGTCTTTTTTACGGAGGATCAGAACCATATTTGCTTCCTGTTGGCACCTTTTCTTCCCTCAAAATAATGTGGATTCATGAATGTCACAACATGAAGCAGCTATTCACAGTGCAGTTGTTGCAGACCCTTCAAAATCTTGGAAATTTAAATGTTAAAGACTGTGAAGGATTGGAGGAGATAGCAGCAGATGGCTATGGAGTAGGGCAAGAAGGAGGAGAAGGCATCCAATTGGCTTCAAGTGAAGCCACCGCCACTGTCATCCTTCCAAAATTAAGGAGATTGACTCTGAATGGGCTGCCGCAACTGAAGAACATTTGCAAGGCAGCCATGATATGCAATTCCATTAAGGAGATTGAAGTATTCGATTGTCCAAAGGTAAAGAGGCTTCCTTCGTTTCTTTCCTCCATTGACGGACCACCATGTCCTCCTAGCAAACTTGGGATGATCAGGGGAGATAAAGAATGGTGGGAATCGTTAGAGTGGGACAATTCCTACCCAAAAAATGCCCTTGACCCACTTTTTAGAGCAAGGTGA
- the LOC113690175 gene encoding disease resistance protein At4g27190-like isoform X1: MTHSWQSLKVIGLTGKLTMEALGNLAFDRGRKCYHLRDSLRSLETKLQRLSNRKIDFESKVKVAERSGTKKRKREVENWFEEVAKTENEFVALKTRVEQGNLLKNAFSSGDGVEKMDEIVEQLMAQSDSDHFAELCLEASESRGEPRVTTELFGKMFCKGLETIPAWLDTNEILRIGIWGMGGVGKTTLAEHIHNHLLENTQSKVYWISVSQDFSIKKLQGDIAKRLGLDVSNGDDEGVRARKLRDKFEKMEEMVVLILDDVWEDFGLDWVGIPLDARNCRLILTTRSKEVCNRMQCHSNFELKTLDTEEAWGLFERTLGSETSLDGGLKDIAKSIMERCDGLPLGIVTVAGSMRGLRDIYEWRNALEDLKACSIGHDKMEKKVFRILEWSFNRLNKCEKNCFLYCCLYPEDSDIKREKLIDLLIWAELMSKRDSRSKAFDEGQTILNKLIRVCLLEETKDSKGDDCVKMHDLVRDMALRITNGNSTPESSRDDVPRFLVKSLGWRRSKVILEQEEWTQDLRAVTFCSKNFKGIEIPPAWSPNCPKLSTLLLSRVFLKEIPDSFFQHMCALKVLNLQGCKGITELPNCVSDMVNLTALILGHCADLMSVPPLGKLKQLRELNLSKTKIQDLPQGWESLVNLERLNLDECRTLSLKILPKGTFSQFHRLQLLILPPFGKVQVNDPEVLNQLEGFIGCLSFTDFYKITRWPKYYNVYINDILTKSRGYMYYQKQLYFHQCKLGRGSNYLPDDMKSLRIQDCEGMGIRCLSDAFRNFINLSHLFALYIVDSVGIEFLWQLSPASPHDQLEVSSLSPLCHLERLGLSRLPNLVGLFYGGSEPYLLPVGTFSSLKIMWIHECHNMKQLFTVQLLQTLQNLGNLNVKDCEGLEEIAADGYGVGQEGGEGIQLASSEATATVILPKLRRLTLNGLPQLKNICKAAMICNSIKEIEVFDCPKVKRLPSFLSSIDGPPCPPSKLGMIRGDKEWWESLEWDNSYPKNALDPLFRAR, encoded by the exons ATGACACATTCTTGGCAGAGTCTcaag GTAATTGGGCTCACTGGAAAATTAACAATGGAGGCACTTGGTAATTTGGCATTCGACAGAGGAAGGAAGTGTTACCATTTGCGTGATAGTCTAAGGTCGCTCGAAACGAAGTTGCAAAGATTAAGCAACAGGAAAATTGACTTCGAGTCGAAAGTGAAAGTTGCAGAAAGATCAGgtactaagaaaaggaaaagggaggtTGAGAACTGGTTTGAGGAGGTAGCAAAAACAGAGAATGAATTCGTTGCATTGAAAACGAGGGTAGAACAGGGTAATCTTCTAAAAAATGCATTTAGCAGTGGGGATGGAGTGGAGAAAATGGACGAGATTGTAGAGCAACTGATGGCGCAAAGTGATAGTGATCATTTTGCTGAGCTTTGCCTTGAGGCTTCTGAGAGCAGAGGTGAGCCACGAGTGACAACAGAATTATTTGGGAAAATGTTTTGCAAAGGTCTGGAAACAATCCCGGCATGGTTGGACACCAATGAGATCTTAAGGATTGGGATATGGGGGATGGGAGGTGTGGGTAAGACTACTTTGGCGGAACACATCCATAATCATCTCCTTGAGAATACTCAATCCAAGGTTTACTGGATTTCTGTCTCTCAAGATTTTAGCATCAAAAAGCTGCAAGGTGACATTGCTAAACGCCTAGGGCTTGATGTGTCAAACGGGGATGATGAAGGAGTAAGGGCACGTAAGTTGCGTGACAAATTCGAGAAAATGGAGGAAATGGTAGTGCTCATATTGGATGATGTTTGGGAAGACTTTGGTTTAGACTGGGTAGGGATTCCTCTTGATGCAAGAAATTGCAGATTGATTTTGACTACACGCTCAAAAGAAGTGTGCAACCGGATGCAATGCCATAGCAATTTTGAGTTGAAAACCTTGGACACGGAGGAAGCTTGGGGTTTGTTCGAGCGTACACTTGGCAGCGAGACCTCGCTTGATGGAGGTTTGAAAGATATTGCCAAGTCCATCATGGAAAGGTGTGATGGTTTGCCTCTTGGTATTGTCACAGTGGCTGGGAGCATGAGAGGTTTGAGAGACATCTATGAATGGAGAAATGCATTGGAAGACTTGAAAGCATGTTCAATAGGGCACGACAAGATGGAAAAAAAGGTGTTTCGCATCCTGGAATGGAGTTTCAATCGCCTGAATAAATGTGAAAAGAATTGCTTCTTGTATTGCTGTCTTTATCCAGAAGATAGTGAtataaaaagggagaaactaaTAGACCTGTTAATTTGGGCTGAGCTGATGTCAAAACGGGACTCAAGGTCAAAAGCATTTGATGAAGGTCAAACGATATTAAACAAACTGATAAGAGTTTGCTTGCTGGAAGAAACAAAAGATTCCAAAGGGGATGACTGTGTAAAGATGCATGATCTGGTCAGAGATATGGCATTAAGGATCACGAATGGAAACTCCACACCAGAGAGCAGCAGAGATGATGTACCCCGATTCTTGGTGAAAAGCTTAGGATGGAGACGTTCAAAAGTAATACTGGAACAAGAAGAGTGGACACAAGATCTCCGTGCAGTTACCTTCTgttcaaaaaatttcaaaggaatagAAATTCCACCAGCCTGGTCACCAAATTGTCCTAAGCTCTCCACCTTGCTTCTTTCTCGGGTTTTCCTAAAAGAAATCCCAGATTCGTTCTTTCAGCACATGTGTGCACTTAAAGTTCTGAATCTACAAGGGTGCAAAGGTATAACAGAGTTGCCTAATTGTGTTTCAGACATGGTGAATCTCACTGCTTTGATTTTGGGACATTGTGCAGACCTCATGTCTGTGCCACCACTGGGAAAACTCAAGCAATTGAGGGAATTGAATCTTTCCAAAACTAAGATTCAGGATTTACCTCAAGGTTGGGAGTCACTGGTCAATCTCGAAAGGCTTAATTTGGACGAGTGTCGGACTTTAAGTTTAAAGATATTACCAAAAGGGACATTTTCCCAATTCCACCGTCTTCAACTGCTAATATTGCCACCCTTTGGTAAGGTACAAGTTAATGACCCGGAAGTGCTGAACCAATTAGAAGGTTTCATAGGATGTTTGTCTTTTACGGACTTCTACAAAATTACTCGGTGGCCAAAATACTATAATGTTTATATCAATGACATCTTAACTAAGAGTCGGGGTTATATGTATTACCAGAAACAACTGTATTTCCATCAGTGCAAGCTTGGTAGAGGATCGAACTATCTGCCAGATGATATGAAAAGTCTGAGAATCCAGGATTGTGAGGGCATGGGCATTAGGTGCTTGTCAGATGCTTTTaggaattttataaatttaagcCACTTATTTGCATTGTATATTGTTGATTCAGTTGGAATAGAGTTCCTCTGGCAATTGTCCCCTGCTTCTCCACATGATCAGTTGGAAGTCTCGTCTCTTAGTCCACTCTGTCATCTCGAACGGCTAGGGCTCTCCAGGTTGCCAAACCTGGTTGGTCTTTTTTACGGAGGATCAGAACCATATTTGCTTCCTGTTGGCACCTTTTCTTCCCTCAAAATAATGTGGATTCATGAATGTCACAACATGAAGCAGCTATTCACAGTGCAGTTGTTGCAGACCCTTCAAAATCTTGGAAATTTAAATGTTAAAGACTGTGAAGGATTGGAGGAGATAGCAGCAGATGGCTATGGAGTAGGGCAAGAAGGAGGAGAAGGCATCCAATTGGCTTCAAGTGAAGCCACCGCCACTGTCATCCTTCCAAAATTAAGGAGATTGACTCTGAATGGGCTGCCGCAACTGAAGAACATTTGCAAGGCAGCCATGATATGCAATTCCATTAAGGAGATTGAAGTATTCGATTGTCCAAAGGTAAAGAGGCTTCCTTCGTTTCTTTCCTCCATTGACGGACCACCATGTCCTCCTAGCAAACTTGGGATGATCAGGGGAGATAAAGAATGGTGGGAATCGTTAGAGTGGGACAATTCCTACCCAAAAAATGCCCTTGACCCACTTTTTAGAGCAAGGTGA